A window of Elusimicrobiota bacterium contains these coding sequences:
- the asnB gene encoding asparagine synthase (glutamine-hydrolyzing) — protein MCGIAGYFGLQKPDNQRIETALKLMVNRGPDHQAHVVLPAGPATCVLLHSRLSIVDLNPRSHQPFARGGCTLVYNGEIYNHRELRKDLEKKGAAFTTESDTEVVLQAYLAYGDAAVERFEGMWAFALYDDVRRRLLLSRDRFGEKPLCVHTDDRGGVYFGSEIKFIAALRGRAFAPNMDHLKRYLVNGYKAIHKTDQTFFEDVVHFPAATNAVIEPEGALSMGRYWRPRLAPDPSLTFEDAVERARAKLFRAVELRLRADVKLAFCMSGGVDSNALIGIARKIHGNDLHGFTIANLDPRYEEKGMVDAAVAAYQIRHTNVSVTTENFLPQLRALVRYHDAPVYTITYYAHWLLMKRIAEAGYRVSVSGTGADELFSGYYDHHLAYLFEMRGDATLHAAAKAAWAREVRPYVRNPHLSNPDLFIQAPAFRDHIFLNSRVFSDFLTRPWFEPFAEATYADDLLRNRMMNEMFHEAVPALLHEDDLNAMHQSIENRSPYLDRDLFETCAGIPTRLLVRNGKTKSVLREAVRGIVPDEILDNPRKVGFNAPIFSFLDTRDPAVRSAVLDPQSPAFEIVRRESIEALLAKPALPNSESKFLFNFINVKFFLEEFAA, from the coding sequence GCGCTGAAATTAATGGTCAATCGCGGGCCCGATCATCAGGCCCACGTCGTCCTTCCCGCGGGACCGGCGACGTGCGTGTTGTTGCACTCCCGGCTTTCGATCGTGGACCTCAATCCCCGTTCCCATCAGCCCTTCGCGAGGGGGGGATGCACGTTGGTCTACAACGGGGAAATATACAACCACCGCGAGTTGCGGAAAGATCTCGAAAAGAAAGGCGCGGCGTTCACCACCGAATCGGACACCGAAGTGGTTCTGCAGGCCTACTTGGCCTACGGGGACGCCGCCGTTGAGCGCTTCGAAGGCATGTGGGCGTTTGCCCTGTACGACGACGTCCGCCGGCGATTGCTTCTCTCAAGAGACCGCTTCGGCGAAAAGCCGCTGTGTGTGCACACCGACGACCGGGGAGGGGTGTACTTCGGATCGGAGATTAAATTCATCGCCGCGCTGCGTGGCCGTGCGTTTGCCCCGAACATGGATCATTTAAAGCGGTATTTGGTGAACGGGTACAAGGCCATTCACAAAACGGATCAAACTTTCTTCGAGGACGTCGTGCACTTTCCCGCGGCCACCAACGCCGTCATCGAACCGGAGGGTGCCTTGTCCATGGGCCGGTATTGGCGACCCCGCCTGGCCCCGGACCCTTCGTTGACGTTTGAGGACGCGGTGGAACGGGCCCGGGCGAAATTGTTCCGCGCGGTGGAGCTTCGCTTGCGGGCCGACGTTAAATTGGCGTTTTGCATGAGCGGAGGGGTGGATTCGAACGCGTTGATTGGCATCGCACGGAAGATCCACGGGAACGATCTGCATGGCTTCACCATCGCCAACCTGGACCCGCGTTACGAGGAAAAGGGCATGGTGGACGCCGCCGTGGCCGCCTATCAAATCCGCCACACAAACGTATCGGTCACCACCGAGAATTTTCTCCCCCAACTGAGAGCGCTGGTCCGATACCACGACGCGCCCGTCTACACCATCACGTACTACGCCCACTGGCTTCTGATGAAACGAATCGCCGAGGCGGGCTACCGGGTGTCGGTCAGCGGAACCGGCGCCGACGAGCTGTTTTCCGGGTACTACGACCACCATTTGGCCTATTTGTTCGAAATGCGCGGGGACGCAACCCTCCACGCGGCGGCCAAGGCGGCATGGGCCCGGGAAGTGCGCCCGTACGTACGAAACCCCCACTTAAGCAACCCGGATCTATTTATACAGGCCCCCGCCTTTCGCGACCACATTTTCTTGAACTCCCGTGTCTTTTCGGATTTTCTCACACGGCCCTGGTTTGAGCCTTTTGCCGAGGCGACGTACGCGGACGATTTGCTTCGCAATCGAATGATGAATGAGATGTTCCACGAGGCGGTTCCGGCGCTTCTTCACGAGGACGACTTGAACGCGATGCACCAATCGATCGAAAACCGGTCCCCGTACCTGGATCGGGATTTGTTTGAGACCTGCGCCGGGATTCCCACTCGTCTCCTCGTTCGAAACGGAAAAACCAAATCGGTGTTGCGCGAAGCCGTGCGGGGCATTGTCCCCGATGAGATATTGGACAATCCACGCAAGGTCGGCTTCAATGCCCCCATTTTCTCGTTTTTGGACACCCGCGACCCCGCCGTGCGGTCGGCGGTGTTGGATCCCCAAAGCCCCGCGTTTGAGATTGTCCGTCGGGAATCCATCGAGGCGCTGCTGGCCAAGCCCGCCCTTCCCAACAGCGAAAGCAAGTTTCTTTTCAACTTCATCAACGTTAAATTCTTCCTGGAGGAATTCGCCGCATGA